The following are encoded in a window of Chitinophagaceae bacterium genomic DNA:
- a CDS encoding helix-turn-helix domain-containing protein, with translation MTLKLLKTKKDYQAALDRLEVIFDAKPNTPQGDELEMLGFLIEKYEQDHYPIDFPDPVEAIKFRMDQLGYTQSDLANVVGLKSRASEILNRKRKLTLEMIRNLHSTLRIPTDVLIQTY, from the coding sequence ATGACACTGAAATTATTAAAAACAAAGAAGGATTATCAGGCTGCTTTGGACAGGCTTGAAGTGATTTTTGATGCAAAACCTAACACACCACAAGGGGATGAACTTGAAATGTTAGGATTTCTTATTGAAAAATACGAACAAGACCACTATCCCATCGACTTCCCTGATCCAGTAGAAGCCATTAAATTCAGAATGGATCAGTTGGGGTATACGCAATCGGACCTGGCAAATGTAGTAGGGCTTAAAAGCAGAGCAAGTGAAATACTGAACAGAAAACGTAAGTTAACTCTAGAAATGATTCGCAATTTGCACAGTACGCTTCGAATCCCAACCGACGTATTAATTCAAACTTACTAG
- a CDS encoding methylated-DNA--[protein]-cysteine S-methyltransferase: MNVEIAYYQSPLGALEIRSTGSAISEILFVNSWKGAKINEAELSFVKPKSAIIKSCFKQLDEYFAGKRTEFTVHIAQVGTDFQQQVWTELCKIPYGRTISYMELSKRIGNVKAIRAVGTANGNNSICIIVPCHRVIGSNGELVGYGGDLWRKKWLLEHENKIANGVLTLF, encoded by the coding sequence ATGAACGTCGAAATTGCCTATTACCAGTCTCCCCTGGGTGCTCTTGAGATTCGGAGCACGGGCAGCGCTATATCCGAGATACTTTTTGTGAACTCCTGGAAGGGCGCAAAGATCAATGAAGCAGAGCTGAGTTTTGTTAAACCGAAATCGGCCATCATAAAAAGCTGCTTTAAACAATTGGATGAATACTTTGCCGGCAAGCGGACCGAATTCACCGTACATATTGCACAGGTTGGAACGGATTTCCAGCAACAGGTGTGGACTGAGCTTTGTAAGATACCTTATGGCCGTACGATCAGTTACATGGAACTCAGCAAACGCATTGGGAATGTAAAAGCGATCCGGGCAGTGGGAACGGCAAACGGCAATAACAGCATCTGCATCATTGTTCCCTGTCACCGGGTCATTGGCAGCAATGGCGAATTAGTAGGTTATGGCGGCGACCTTTGGAGAAAGAAATGGCTGCTGGAGCATGAGAACAAAATAGCCAATGGCGTACTGACCCTTTTTTAA
- a CDS encoding type II toxin-antitoxin system HigB family toxin, protein MRVIARKILREFWVKHPDCEQQLKSWYKEAQNAQWKNSNQLKKDYPSASILGDNRVAFNIKHNDYRLIVRINYHYQMVWIRFIGTHSQYDKTDATKI, encoded by the coding sequence TTGAGAGTAATTGCACGAAAGATATTAAGGGAGTTCTGGGTAAAACATCCAGACTGTGAACAACAGCTTAAGTCTTGGTATAAGGAAGCGCAAAACGCTCAATGGAAAAACTCAAATCAGCTTAAAAAAGACTATCCTTCCGCAAGCATTTTGGGTGACAATAGAGTTGCTTTTAATATAAAGCACAATGACTACAGATTAATTGTTAGGATCAATTATCACTATCAAATGGTATGGATTCGCTTCATTGGTACGCATAGTCAATATGACAAAACCGATGCAACAAAAATTTAA
- a CDS encoding cytidine deaminase — MNKEEYQFSYEVYDSADDLEKQDAWLVNEAREVTDTAYAPYSNFNVGAVAKLVNGEIVAGTNQENASYPVGLCAERVLLSSAATLYPGVAIESIAISYHNNNGESNHPISPCGICRQSLVEYEERTKHPIRLILSGMEGKVFIIKTAGLLLPLSFGSADLK, encoded by the coding sequence ATGAATAAAGAAGAATACCAGTTCAGCTATGAAGTGTATGATTCTGCGGATGATCTTGAGAAACAGGATGCCTGGCTGGTGAACGAAGCCCGGGAAGTTACAGATACGGCCTATGCCCCGTACTCCAATTTCAATGTGGGCGCTGTTGCCAAACTGGTCAACGGGGAGATCGTTGCCGGAACCAACCAGGAGAATGCTTCTTACCCGGTAGGACTTTGTGCCGAAAGGGTATTGCTTTCATCGGCAGCAACCCTGTATCCCGGTGTGGCCATCGAAAGCATCGCCATCAGCTACCATAATAATAACGGGGAGAGCAACCATCCCATTTCTCCCTGTGGCATATGCCGCCAGAGCCTGGTGGAATATGAAGAGCGGACCAAACATCCCATTCGCCTTATCTTAAGCGGAATGGAAGGGAAGGTCTTTATCATAAAAACCGCAGGATTACTTTTGCCGCTTTCTTTTGGCAGTGCTGACCTGAAATAA
- a CDS encoding methyltransferase domain-containing protein → MEQTIFPFDRTIPGIYEQYLGPYIFEPYAVYVSSRIKGSPQQVLEIASGTGRVTRHIAERIGKSATLTATDLNPGMLNIARQQVDASNVEFREADAEELPFPDNSFDCVICQFGYMFLPERQKGFNEAWRVLRPGGQFLFVTWDKPENNITYHISHQTVLQFLKTPPPSFYGKPYTMYDPVELQKHLADAGFTKATIEKISLQGESPSAMDVATGFVEGNAIVHEILKEGPELLETIKQAVAAKINEEVSKDPVRSELNAWVGEAFK, encoded by the coding sequence ATGGAGCAAACCATTTTTCCTTTTGACCGAACGATACCTGGCATATATGAACAGTACCTGGGGCCATATATTTTTGAGCCCTACGCTGTGTATGTCAGCAGCCGGATAAAAGGCTCCCCGCAACAAGTGCTGGAAATAGCATCCGGCACGGGACGGGTTACCCGGCATATTGCCGAACGCATCGGTAAATCGGCAACGCTTACAGCTACTGATCTGAATCCCGGTATGCTTAATATTGCCCGGCAGCAGGTAGATGCATCCAATGTGGAATTCCGGGAGGCCGATGCAGAGGAACTGCCTTTTCCGGATAACAGTTTTGATTGTGTGATCTGCCAGTTCGGGTATATGTTCCTGCCCGAAAGACAAAAAGGTTTCAATGAAGCATGGCGTGTTTTAAGACCCGGCGGCCAGTTCTTATTTGTTACCTGGGATAAACCCGAAAACAATATCACTTACCATATCAGCCACCAGACAGTTCTGCAATTTTTAAAAACTCCACCACCCTCTTTTTATGGAAAGCCTTATACTATGTACGACCCCGTTGAGCTGCAGAAACATCTGGCAGATGCAGGATTTACAAAAGCAACCATTGAAAAGATCAGTTTGCAAGGAGAAAGTCCTTCGGCCATGGACGTCGCCACCGGTTTCGTGGAAGGCAATGCCATCGTACATGAAATTCTGAAAGAAGGCCCTGAACTATTAGAGACCATCAAGCAGGCAGTTGCTGCAAAGATCAATGAGGAGGTGAGTAAAGACCCGGTTCGTTCTGAACTGAACGCCTGGGTGGGGGAAGCATTTAAATGA
- the lepB gene encoding signal peptidase I: MDSSQITVLLLIALLLVILPSVGLYKLFIRAGRPGWKAFIPFYNTWVMLEVAKKPKWWFFAQIIPIAGWFFTLVILIEFIKCFDKFRFYQHAATVFSAGIYPAYVGFSSKTRYIGPEGVKHYKKSTLREWVDAAVFAVVAATLIRTFVFEAYTIPTPSMEKTLLVNDFLFVSKSTYGPRLPNTPVAMPFVHHTIPGLNVKSYVEWVHIPYTRWFASPVKRNDAVVFNFPVNDTLINDELNFGSRVTYYEAVRKEGRDKIWQDYGDIIITRPVDKRENFIKRCVGIAGDSIQIINGKLYVNGKPGEEFPQAQRYYLLQVPDGDYLDKEKLHNFGIDVREEQNDFGQIKNNLYQLNITNAEKAKLSLPKGYILTDFYMDHQNDLFPYYNDSTGRTWSGDNYGPLWIPKKGASIPLTHDNLIRYQRCIQVYEGNEFEERNGKYFINGTEATSYTFKMDYYWLMGDNRHNSLDSRYWGFVPEDHVVGKASLIWFSWEKGPRWNRLFRWIK, from the coding sequence ATGGATTCAAGTCAGATAACGGTACTCTTGCTGATTGCGCTTTTACTGGTAATACTTCCTTCGGTCGGACTTTATAAATTATTCATCCGGGCGGGACGTCCCGGGTGGAAGGCTTTCATCCCTTTTTACAATACCTGGGTGATGCTGGAAGTGGCCAAAAAACCCAAGTGGTGGTTCTTTGCCCAGATCATTCCCATTGCCGGGTGGTTCTTTACACTGGTGATCCTGATCGAGTTCATCAAGTGTTTTGATAAGTTCAGGTTCTACCAGCACGCGGCCACCGTTTTCAGTGCGGGCATTTACCCGGCCTATGTTGGTTTCAGCAGCAAGACCAGGTATATCGGTCCGGAAGGAGTGAAGCACTATAAGAAATCAACATTACGGGAATGGGTGGATGCGGCTGTATTTGCCGTAGTAGCTGCCACCCTCATCCGAACCTTTGTTTTTGAAGCATATACCATTCCCACGCCATCCATGGAGAAAACATTGCTGGTGAACGACTTTTTGTTTGTGAGCAAATCAACCTATGGCCCCCGCTTACCCAACACACCGGTTGCCATGCCTTTTGTGCATCATACCATCCCGGGGCTGAATGTAAAATCCTATGTGGAGTGGGTGCATATCCCTTATACCCGCTGGTTTGCCAGCCCGGTAAAAAGGAATGATGCCGTGGTATTCAACTTCCCGGTAAATGATACGCTGATCAATGATGAATTGAATTTCGGAAGCCGTGTCACTTATTATGAAGCGGTTCGGAAAGAAGGAAGGGATAAGATATGGCAGGATTACGGCGACATCATCATCACCCGGCCGGTGGATAAACGGGAGAATTTCATAAAACGTTGTGTGGGCATCGCCGGCGACAGTATACAGATCATAAACGGCAAACTGTATGTGAACGGGAAACCCGGCGAGGAGTTTCCGCAGGCCCAGCGTTACTATTTGCTGCAGGTGCCGGATGGAGATTACCTGGATAAAGAAAAACTGCACAACTTCGGCATCGACGTTCGGGAAGAACAGAATGATTTCGGGCAGATAAAGAATAACCTTTACCAGCTGAACATCACCAATGCCGAAAAAGCAAAACTCAGTTTACCCAAGGGATATATCCTTACCGACTTTTACATGGATCATCAAAATGACCTGTTCCCTTATTATAATGATTCCACCGGCCGTACCTGGTCGGGGGATAATTACGGCCCCCTGTGGATACCGAAGAAAGGGGCAAGCATTCCGCTTACGCACGATAACCTCATCCGTTACCAGCGTTGCATCCAGGTATATGAGGGCAATGAGTTTGAAGAGCGCAATGGAAAATATTTCATCAACGGAACAGAAGCGACCAGCTATACGTTTAAAATGGATTATTACTGGCTGATGGGCGATAACCGCCACAATTCACTCGACAGCCGTTACTGGGGCTTTGTTCCCGAAGACCATGTGGTAGGTAAGGCATCCCTCATCTGGTTCAGTTGGGAAAAAGGCCCACGCTGGAACCGGCTCTTCCGCTGGATCAAATAA
- a CDS encoding transglutaminase family protein: MKENKEITALLHLIDDPDEDVYSTVSDRIISFGKDIIPNLEHLWENTSSEEVQERIELLIHRLHFRDLTDDFTEWAAEDTGLLQGALLVARYHYPEMDNTLVHQEIEKLRRNTWLELNNYLTPIEQINVVTGIFYNYYKQKGVEFAYNNPDDYLINKTLDSKKGNALSNGIIYLALCELLDIPVKAINIPRQFILAYFDPQHDILNPVGHASEKINFYIDPLNGQMYSHKDVEAYFKRISVPPVPSYFRPMSNKRIIQYLLEELSKCFDNDRNRYKMDELLLLANLLEE, translated from the coding sequence TTGAAAGAAAACAAAGAAATAACCGCCCTGCTTCACCTGATCGATGACCCGGATGAAGACGTTTACAGCACCGTAAGCGACCGGATCATCTCCTTCGGCAAAGACATCATCCCCAACCTGGAACACCTGTGGGAAAACACCAGCAGCGAAGAGGTACAGGAAAGGATCGAACTGCTCATCCACCGCTTACACTTCCGTGACCTCACCGACGACTTTACCGAATGGGCCGCAGAAGACACCGGCCTTTTGCAGGGCGCATTATTGGTTGCCCGGTATCATTATCCCGAAATGGATAATACGCTGGTTCACCAGGAAATTGAAAAACTGCGCCGGAACACCTGGCTGGAACTGAACAACTACCTCACTCCCATTGAGCAGATCAATGTGGTGACAGGTATCTTTTATAATTACTACAAGCAAAAGGGGGTGGAATTTGCCTACAACAATCCCGATGACTACCTCATCAATAAAACGCTCGACAGTAAAAAAGGCAATGCCCTCAGCAACGGCATCATTTACCTGGCGCTTTGCGAACTGCTGGATATACCGGTGAAGGCCATCAACATCCCCCGCCAGTTCATCCTTGCCTATTTTGATCCGCAGCACGACATCCTCAACCCGGTAGGCCATGCGTCTGAAAAAATAAATTTTTACATCGACCCGCTGAACGGGCAGATGTACAGTCACAAGGATGTGGAAGCTTATTTCAAGCGCATTTCCGTTCCGCCGGTTCCTTCCTATTTCAGGCCAATGAGCAATAAGCGCATCATCCAGTACCTGCTGGAAGAACTAAGCAAGTGCTTCGACAATGACCGCAACCGCTACAAAATGGACGAACTGCTTTTGCTGGCAAACCTCCTGGAAGAATGA
- a CDS encoding murein L,D-transpeptidase catalytic domain family protein, with amino-acid sequence MRRVIRYCLSFVLLNAAFYGSVFAMQQPADGLAKATSYDNPSSYNTVKNEASVVKDTKTANVAEDSSLNHIDTRYNAAVARLKQRATELETYIKANNFNAEYCFLVDMSLPSGKNRFFIYNLKTGSLEASSMVSHGLGSYKIGCNDVLEFSNLPSSYKTSLGRYKIGSAYNGTYGLAYKLYGLDSTNDRAFERAIVLHADKRVPETEVFPYHIFHSAGCPTVAPAFLTTLTKYIKASKKPILMWIYA; translated from the coding sequence ATGAGAAGGGTAATAAGATATTGTTTGTCGTTTGTATTACTTAATGCAGCATTCTATGGGAGTGTTTTTGCCATGCAGCAGCCAGCTGACGGCCTGGCAAAAGCAACTTCGTATGACAACCCGTCTTCTTACAACACGGTGAAAAATGAGGCTTCTGTTGTGAAAGACACGAAGACCGCAAATGTGGCTGAAGATTCTTCCTTAAATCATATCGATACCAGGTACAATGCTGCTGTAGCCCGGTTAAAGCAACGGGCAACGGAACTGGAGACCTACATCAAAGCGAATAATTTTAATGCGGAGTATTGTTTCCTTGTTGATATGTCGCTGCCTTCCGGAAAGAACCGTTTTTTCATTTATAATTTGAAAACAGGATCTTTGGAAGCTTCCTCCATGGTTTCGCATGGACTTGGTTCTTATAAAATAGGTTGCAACGACGTACTGGAGTTTTCCAATTTACCATCAAGCTATAAAACATCCTTAGGAAGATACAAAATAGGAAGTGCTTATAATGGTACATACGGGTTAGCCTATAAATTGTACGGACTGGACAGTACCAATGACAGGGCTTTTGAGCGGGCTATTGTGCTGCATGCCGATAAGCGTGTTCCCGAAACCGAGGTCTTTCCCTACCATATTTTCCACAGTGCCGGTTGCCCTACAGTAGCCCCCGCATTCCTTACCACGTTGACCAAGTATATCAAGGCATCAAAGAAGCCCATATTGATGTGGATCTATGCTTAG
- a CDS encoding sigma-54-dependent Fis family transcriptional regulator — MANILIIDDEKAIRKTLTEILSYEGYKIDEAGDGEEGLKKFSEKAYDLVLCDIKMPKLDGIEFLEKAKTVNPDIPVIMISGHGNIDTAVEAVKKGAFDYISKPPDLNRLLITLRNALDKQNLVTETKVLKRKVGKVLEMVGNSAPIQKIKDTIEKVAPTDARVLITGENGVGKELVARWIHEKSNRNTAPLVEVNCAAIPSELIESELFGHEKGSFTSAVKQRIGKFETANGGTLFLDEIGDMSLTAQAKVLRALQEGKITRVGGEKDISVDVRVVAATNKDLLKEVDEKNFRLDLYHRLGVIIIHVPSLNERRDDIPLLVDYFLDIIAVEYGQPKKSVDKNAMDALQAYNWTGNIRELRNVVERLVILSGKTITLEDVESYVLPKK, encoded by the coding sequence ATGGCCAATATTTTGATCATTGATGATGAAAAAGCGATCCGTAAGACCCTGACCGAGATACTCAGTTACGAAGGATACAAGATCGATGAAGCCGGTGACGGGGAAGAAGGATTGAAGAAATTCTCTGAAAAAGCATACGACCTGGTGCTCTGCGATATCAAGATGCCCAAACTGGACGGCATTGAATTCCTGGAAAAAGCAAAAACCGTTAATCCGGATATCCCGGTCATTATGATCAGCGGCCACGGCAATATCGATACCGCTGTGGAAGCCGTTAAAAAAGGCGCTTTTGACTATATCAGCAAACCGCCTGACCTGAACCGCCTGCTCATCACCCTGCGCAATGCCCTCGACAAGCAGAACCTGGTAACCGAGACCAAAGTGCTGAAACGCAAAGTTGGCAAAGTGCTGGAAATGGTGGGCAACAGTGCCCCGATCCAGAAAATAAAAGACACCATTGAGAAAGTGGCTCCCACAGATGCCCGGGTTTTGATAACCGGCGAGAACGGGGTAGGCAAGGAACTGGTGGCAAGGTGGATACATGAAAAAAGCAACCGCAACACGGCCCCATTGGTGGAGGTAAATTGTGCGGCAATCCCCAGCGAACTCATCGAGAGTGAATTGTTCGGTCATGAGAAAGGCTCTTTTACTTCGGCAGTAAAACAGCGCATCGGAAAGTTTGAAACGGCCAATGGCGGCACATTGTTCCTGGATGAGATCGGCGATATGAGCCTCACCGCCCAGGCAAAAGTATTGCGTGCCCTGCAGGAGGGTAAGATCACCCGGGTGGGGGGTGAAAAAGATATTTCGGTGGATGTGCGGGTGGTTGCCGCAACCAATAAAGACCTGCTGAAGGAAGTGGATGAAAAGAATTTCCGGCTCGACCTTTACCACCGGCTGGGGGTCATCATCATTCATGTACCATCGCTCAACGAACGAAGGGATGATATCCCCCTGCTGGTTGATTATTTCCTCGACATCATCGCAGTTGAATACGGCCAGCCCAAAAAATCGGTTGATAAAAATGCCATGGATGCACTGCAGGCATATAACTGGACAGGTAATATCCGGGAATTGAGGAATGTGGTGGAAAGACTGGTGATCCTCTCCGGCAAGACCATCACCCTGGAAGATGTGGAGAGCTATGTGCTGCCGAAGAAGTAG
- a CDS encoding alpha/beta hydrolase yields MKTIYCISGLGADERAFSKLRVKGYELKVIPWLIPGQNETIQEYAARMRAGIKDEQPILMGLSFGGMICTEIAKQVPVKKLILISSIKSSDELPTWMKVVARLRLHKIVPLRSSRLTEPIQNIMLGAGSEEEKMIASEYRKKVDISYTNWAVNEAINWKNNWKHPETIHIHGDNDRMFPIKNIKPTFTIKNGGHFMIMNKAAAISRCINEILQED; encoded by the coding sequence ATGAAAACGATCTATTGCATCAGTGGTTTGGGGGCAGATGAACGGGCATTTTCAAAACTGCGGGTGAAGGGATATGAATTAAAAGTGATCCCCTGGCTTATTCCCGGGCAAAATGAGACCATACAGGAATACGCGGCAAGAATGCGGGCCGGTATCAAAGATGAACAGCCCATCCTGATGGGTCTTTCCTTCGGCGGGATGATCTGTACCGAAATTGCCAAACAGGTACCGGTTAAAAAACTCATCCTCATTTCCAGCATAAAGTCATCTGACGAACTGCCAACCTGGATGAAGGTTGTTGCCAGATTAAGGTTACATAAGATCGTTCCGCTACGATCATCCCGGCTTACCGAGCCGATACAGAATATCATGCTGGGGGCGGGTTCGGAGGAGGAAAAGATGATCGCATCTGAATACCGGAAGAAAGTGGATATCAGTTATACCAACTGGGCAGTGAACGAGGCCATCAACTGGAAGAACAACTGGAAACACCCGGAGACCATTCATATTCACGGCGACAATGACCGGATGTTCCCAATAAAAAATATCAAGCCAACGTTTACCATAAAAAACGGGGGGCACTTCATGATCATGAACAAGGCCGCAGCTATAAGCCGGTGCATCAATGAAATATTGCAGGAGGACTGA
- a CDS encoding DUF952 domain-containing protein, which translates to MIYHVVHKASWQKAAARGFYEAESLATEGFIHASKINQVAGVLERYYKGQEGLLVLHIDEHKLTSPFTYELAPSVNEEFPHIYGPLNLDAVCKVEEL; encoded by the coding sequence ATGATCTACCACGTAGTGCATAAGGCAAGTTGGCAAAAGGCTGCCGCCCGGGGTTTTTATGAAGCGGAATCGCTGGCAACAGAAGGTTTTATACATGCCAGTAAGATAAACCAGGTGGCTGGGGTGCTGGAACGTTATTATAAAGGCCAGGAAGGGCTGTTGGTGTTACACATTGATGAACACAAACTCACGTCTCCGTTCACCTATGAACTGGCGCCTTCGGTGAATGAAGAGTTCCCGCATATTTATGGCCCGCTTAATTTAGATGCCGTTTGTAAAGTGGAAGAGTTATAA
- a CDS encoding endonuclease/exonuclease/phosphatase family protein, protein MKLITWNCKMAFRKKMYFILKNKPDILIIPECEHPDKLNFPKDLPKPASTLWHGRNQNKGLGVFSYGKYKLKLLKNHNSEIKTILPIKVSGGNFDFILFAIWAYNPLDRNYNYTGQVWKALIFYEKILKKQSVILIGDFNSNVLWDKLNRKSNHSMVVEKLKSFDIHSTYHHHLEELQGKETQPTFFMYHHKNKPYHIDYCFASSNFIKKLINVEVGVYEEWKKYSDHKPLSITFNSEFI, encoded by the coding sequence TTGAAGTTAATAACCTGGAATTGCAAAATGGCATTTAGGAAAAAAATGTATTTTATCCTAAAAAACAAGCCTGACATTTTAATAATACCAGAATGCGAACATCCAGATAAATTAAATTTTCCTAAAGATCTTCCAAAACCGGCAAGCACTTTATGGCATGGTAGAAATCAAAATAAGGGGCTTGGCGTTTTTTCATATGGAAAGTATAAACTTAAACTTCTTAAAAATCACAATTCAGAAATCAAAACAATATTACCTATAAAAGTTTCTGGAGGAAATTTTGACTTTATACTTTTTGCCATATGGGCTTACAATCCATTAGACAGAAATTATAATTACACAGGCCAAGTTTGGAAAGCTTTAATTTTTTATGAAAAAATTCTTAAGAAACAAAGCGTAATTCTCATTGGCGACTTTAATAGTAATGTTTTGTGGGACAAATTAAATCGAAAAAGCAATCATTCTATGGTTGTTGAAAAACTTAAATCTTTTGATATACACAGCACCTACCATCATCATTTAGAGGAATTGCAAGGAAAAGAAACTCAACCAACTTTCTTCATGTACCATCACAAAAACAAACCCTATCATATTGATTATTGTTTTGCCTCTTCCAATTTCATAAAAAAATTAATTAATGTAGAAGTTGGTGTTTATGAAGAATGGAAAAAATATAGTGATCATAAGCCGTTATCAATAACTTTCAACAGTGAGTTTATCTAA
- a CDS encoding tRNA-binding protein: protein MISWNDFEKIDIRSGTILEATDFPGAKKPAYQLSIDFGELGIKRSSAQITALYKKEELIGRQVIAVVNFPVKQIANFFSECLVLGVYNENNDVVLLQPSLPVKNGSKIG, encoded by the coding sequence ATGATCTCCTGGAATGATTTTGAAAAAATTGATATCCGTTCGGGTACCATCCTGGAAGCAACCGATTTTCCCGGGGCCAAAAAACCGGCTTACCAGCTTAGCATCGATTTTGGAGAGCTGGGCATCAAAAGATCATCGGCACAAATAACGGCCCTCTACAAAAAAGAAGAGCTCATAGGCAGGCAGGTGATCGCCGTGGTCAATTTCCCGGTTAAGCAAATTGCTAATTTCTTCAGCGAATGCCTGGTGCTGGGTGTTTACAATGAGAATAACGACGTAGTGCTGTTGCAGCCTTCCTTGCCTGTTAAGAACGGGAGTAAGATCGGGTGA